In Sorghum bicolor cultivar BTx623 chromosome 10, Sorghum_bicolor_NCBIv3, whole genome shotgun sequence, one genomic interval encodes:
- the LOC110431034 gene encoding uncharacterized protein LOC110431034 isoform X1, protein MCSLQVFEARSSSSIAARMPKFLVLVSDVKMESLLCQDGVHWPISYFHQRMSMPQKALVPQLKDNPSLLCSYCWPWHPDLLLLMPLIQPVLHAEVKQLAALRVARDGTTM, encoded by the exons ATGTGTTCTCTGCAAGTGTTCGAGGCCAGGAGCTCCTCTTCAATTGCAGCTAG AATGCCTAAATTTTTGGTCCTTGTATCTGATGTGAAAATGGAATCATTGCTTTGTCAAGATGGAGTCCACTGGCCTATCAG TTATTTCCACCAGAGGATGTCCATGCCGCAAAAGGCCCTGGTTCCTCAACTAAAAG ACAATCCATCTCTCCTCTGCTCCTACTGCTGGCCCTGGCATCCTGACCTCCTGTTGCTAATGCCTCTCATTCAACCTGTTCTACATGCCGAG GTGAAGCAATTGGCAGCCTTGAGAGTGGCTAGAGATGGAACGACGATGTAG
- the LOC110431034 gene encoding uncharacterized protein LOC110431034 isoform X2, which yields MCSLQVFEARSSSSIAARMPKFLVLVSDVKMESLLCQDGVHWPISYFHQRMSMPQKALVPQLKDNPSLLCSYCWPWHPDLLLLMPLIQPVLHAEIPMDYLCKMK from the exons ATGTGTTCTCTGCAAGTGTTCGAGGCCAGGAGCTCCTCTTCAATTGCAGCTAG AATGCCTAAATTTTTGGTCCTTGTATCTGATGTGAAAATGGAATCATTGCTTTGTCAAGATGGAGTCCACTGGCCTATCAG TTATTTCCACCAGAGGATGTCCATGCCGCAAAAGGCCCTGGTTCCTCAACTAAAAG ACAATCCATCTCTCCTCTGCTCCTACTGCTGGCCCTGGCATCCTGACCTCCTGTTGCTAATGCCTCTCATTCAACCTGTTCTACATGCCGAG ATACCTATGGATTATCTATGCAAGATGAAATAA